In Pongo abelii isolate AG06213 chromosome 5, NHGRI_mPonAbe1-v2.0_pri, whole genome shotgun sequence, the DNA window gacaaaaacaggCTCAATTTTAGTTTCTCTAAGCTTTTCTAAAGTTCTTATATGTCACTTTCTAGCAATCTTTTCTCCTGCCCAAActtcaataacaacaacaacaaaaaagaaacaagtttattttcttttcaatatcgTTTTTAGGGCCCTTACTGTATTTTTAAGGTTTCTGGAGAAGGAAGATAGTTCTTTTGGTTTCTTTATATGTTAGCACACAAGGAATCACAGATGGGAAGGAGAGTGCAAATGACTATCAGATAAAAGTTTCatgcattttaagatttttttacaaGTCAAAATATACATCCTCCTATTGCCCCCACCCCATTCCTCAATTGTGTAAGAAGTATCCCCATGTCATCAGTCTCCTTCACATCTCACTAAATTGGATAAGAAATAAAGACACTTTTCTTGTTAAGAAACAGTATATTTCCAATACTGATCGGTTTTACCAATTGCATTAGTAAGAAATATAGCAGCAGTGTGGGCTGAGTCACCCATCATACCCTTCATTTATGGGGATTTAAATGTGTAAAGTGACAGGTACatgaaattaagagaaaaaataaagcagtctGCAGACTTTGGCACTAGCACACATAATGGTTTGTTTGTTAGAGTTGTGGCTTGACAATCGCTAAACAGGAATTACAAAGTTACAAATCTgcagaaaacaaacaatcaaagGTGTTGATACTCAGTTTAACACTCCTCATCTCCTattcccacccacccacccccataTAGtttcaagtataataaaaatagagatcTCAGCATCAGAATTTTGCTGTTAACTCTTCAAGGTTTCTCTGCGCCATCCAAGCCACACATAGGGTTTGAAGCACCAAATCCACAAGTTTCTCCAACCAAGTTTAAATAGACAAAAAGTGAAGACTGAATGATGCCAAAGTAACTGTTCTTAAATTAAGCTGTAACACAAAGTTCTCCCCCAAAACACAGGGCATTAAGCGTCTAGTTCAAGTACTGCCAGGCTGTATGTAGTTCTGTCTCAGACAGGCTTCAGACAACAATTACAAGTACACTGCTTCTAGTGGGCATTATCCACGATACCAAAGCAGGGCAGGGATTCCCTTCcatcatcaatttttaaaagttgcaacCCCCTTTGGGATTGGCTGCCGCAGGGTCAGTGCTGAGCCCGGGGCTTGAGGGGAGGAAGTGAGCCTCCTCCTGGGCAGGGAAGCTCTACATTTAGTTTCAACACTTCTCCTTTCAGAGCTCTCTCTCAGGACTATCCTGGCTTCTCAGGATCCATTGCCCTTGCCCAGGAGAGAGAGCCTCGCTGGGACCCAGAAACCGCGAAAGAAGATTCGACCTACCTGTGGAACCAGACACAACTTGGTCCCCAAAGGTCGCCTAGGCGACCCCACTGCAAATGGCAAGTCAACTTGTGCACTTAAAACGTATCAGTTTATGGAATGCTTGTTTAAAGTCCTCATTGGACATGGTATAGATTATGGGGTTGATGAGGGAGTTGAGATAGCCTAGCCATGTGAAGAAGTCAAAGATGGCTAGGTGGAACCAGCAGGCATCTTTGCAGATAGGCATCACTAGGGAGATGATGAAGAAGGGTAGCCAACACACAATAAAGGCTCCCAAAATGATCCCCAGGGTCTTGGTGGCTTTGCGCTCCCTAGCGGCCATGAGTTTCTTCTTTTCCAGCAGGGCGTCGGAGACTCGCACTTTGACTTGGTTCACATACACAGGAGACCCGGATTCGCTGGGCACGTCGGGAACCCGCGAGTTAATAGAGGTGACCGAGGACGTGGACCCGGGGGAGTCGGTTATCAGCTGGGCTCGGGTCAAGCGCTTGCCGGTCCTGTTGGGCGTCTGTTTCAAAATCCGGGAGCGGGCTTCTACGTAGATGCGGCCATAGAGGGCGATGAGGAGCAGGGTGGGGAAGTAGAAAGCACCCACCGTGGAGTAGACCGTGTAGAGGATGTGGTCGGTGTTCACCACGCATTCCGACACCTCCTCTTCGGCCTTGGCCTGACGCCAGAAGAAGGGCGGCAGCGAGATAGAGATGGAGAAGACCCACACCAGCGCGATCATGACCGCCGCCCTCGTGGGAGTCCTTTTAGCTGAGTACTCCACGGCGTCAGTGATGGCCCAGTAGCGGTCCAGGGCGATGACACAGAGGTGCAGGATGGAGGCAGTGCAACAAGTGATGTCCGACGACAGCCAGAAGTCACAGACCACCTGGCCCAGTGTCCAGCGGCCGGTGACAGTGTACATGGTGCTGATGGGCATCACCAGGATGGACACGAGCAGGTCGGTGACCGCCAGAGAGGCGATCAGGTAGTTAGCCGGGGTGTGCAGCTTCCGGGTCCGGTACACTGTGGCAATCACAAAGGCATTGGAGAGCGTGGTGGCCAAGGTGATGAGCGCCAGTAGCATAACCAGCAGTACTTTCCAGGGTAGGGCGATGGAGTCCTGGTAAATGTAGTCCTTGGCGCT includes these proteins:
- the HTR1B gene encoding 5-hydroxytryptamine receptor 1B translates to MEEPGAQCTPPPPAGSETWVPQANLSSAPSQNCSAKDYIYQDSIALPWKVLLVMLLALITLATTLSNAFVIATVYRTRKLHTPANYLIASLAVTDLLVSILVMPISTMYTVTGRWTLGQVVCDFWLSSDITCCTASILHLCVIALDRYWAITDAVEYSAKRTPTRAAVMIALVWVFSISISLPPFFWRQAKAEEEVSECVVNTDHILYTVYSTVGAFYFPTLLLIALYGRIYVEARSRILKQTPNRTGKRLTRAQLITDSPGSTSSVTSINSRVPDVPSESGSPVYVNQVKVRVSDALLEKKKLMAARERKATKTLGIILGAFIVCWLPFFIISLVMPICKDACWFHLAIFDFFTWLGYLNSLINPIIYTMSNEDFKQAFHKLIRFKCTS